In Vallitalea okinawensis, the following proteins share a genomic window:
- the sigK gene encoding RNA polymerase sporulation sigma factor SigK: MWLYIIQYIFAIFYISGNQVFPKPLSADEERHYLERYKDGDEEAKNILIERNLRLVAHIVKKYNNVNKDMDDLISIGTIGLIKAISTYNVDKGTRLATYAARCIENELLMMLRSDKKQKNEVSLQEPIGIDKEGNAITLNDILKYDNESVLDQVDIKMKIRQLYEKMKEVLKAREQMVLEMRYGLKNGVEKTQREVAQELGISRSYVSRI, encoded by the coding sequence TTGTGGCTTTATATTATTCAATATATTTTTGCAATATTTTATATTTCAGGGAATCAGGTATTTCCTAAACCTTTATCTGCTGATGAAGAACGTCACTATCTAGAACGTTATAAAGATGGAGATGAAGAAGCAAAGAATATTCTAATTGAAAGAAATCTAAGACTTGTTGCACATATCGTAAAAAAATACAATAATGTTAATAAAGATATGGATGATTTAATATCAATTGGAACGATTGGTCTCATTAAAGCCATCTCTACCTATAATGTAGATAAAGGGACGAGACTAGCTACTTATGCAGCTAGATGTATTGAAAATGAACTTTTAATGATGCTAAGAAGCGACAAGAAACAAAAAAACGAAGTCTCTTTACAAGAACCAATAGGTATTGATAAAGAAGGAAATGCCATTACTTTAAATGATATTCTGAAATATGATAATGAATCTGTATTAGATCAAGTGGATATAAAGATGAAAATAAGACAGCTTTACGAAAAGATGAAAGAGGTATTGAAAGCAAGGGAGCAAATGGTTTTAGAAATGCGCTATGGTTTAAAAAATGGTGTAGAGAAAACCCAACGTGAAGTAGCACAAGAATTAGGTATATCAAGATCCTACGTTTCTAGAATC
- a CDS encoding peptidase U32 family protein, with amino-acid sequence MKNRIELLAPAGSLEALKVAVAYGADAVYCGGMRFGLRAKARNFTEEQLIEGIEYAHKYGKRVFITVNMIPHNEDLIGLEEYLLKLEEVGADAIIVADPGVFATAKAVVPKMEIHLSTQANNTNYKTFNFWHEQGVKRVVAARELSFDEIKEISEKTPDTLDIEAFVHGAMCISYSGRCLLSNVMTAKDANKGACTHPCRWRYHLVEEKRPGEYFPIIEDDHGTYIYNSKDLCMIMYIPELIDSGIYSFKIEGRMKTPFYVATVTRTYREAIDDYLKDPSLYESKKDYYMSELQKCSYRDYTTGFFHRKPGHEEQIYDRNTYIRNYNFTAMVLDYDKETKMATIQQRNKFSVGDTIEIMPKKGSIITMKVDNLWDEEGNEVESAPHPKQILRLKIEEEVEVLDIIRCINKDNNATIH; translated from the coding sequence ATGAAAAATAGAATTGAACTATTAGCGCCAGCTGGTAGTCTAGAAGCACTTAAAGTAGCAGTAGCTTATGGAGCTGATGCAGTTTATTGTGGTGGTATGCGTTTTGGACTACGTGCTAAAGCAAGAAATTTTACTGAAGAACAATTGATTGAAGGAATTGAATATGCTCATAAGTATGGAAAACGTGTGTTTATTACTGTGAATATGATTCCACATAATGAAGATTTAATAGGGTTAGAAGAATACCTACTTAAGCTTGAAGAAGTAGGGGCAGATGCTATTATAGTAGCAGACCCAGGCGTATTTGCTACTGCAAAAGCTGTTGTACCTAAAATGGAGATTCACTTAAGCACACAGGCTAATAATACCAATTATAAAACTTTTAATTTTTGGCATGAACAAGGTGTTAAACGTGTAGTAGCAGCAAGAGAACTTTCTTTTGATGAGATTAAAGAAATCAGTGAAAAAACACCAGATACATTAGATATCGAAGCATTTGTTCATGGGGCTATGTGTATTTCTTATTCAGGAAGATGCCTATTAAGTAATGTTATGACGGCTAAAGATGCTAACAAAGGTGCATGTACACATCCATGCCGTTGGCGTTACCATCTTGTTGAAGAGAAAAGACCTGGTGAGTACTTCCCCATTATTGAAGATGACCATGGTACTTATATCTATAATTCGAAGGATTTATGTATGATTATGTACATTCCAGAGCTTATTGATTCTGGTATCTATAGCTTTAAAATTGAAGGACGAATGAAAACACCTTTTTATGTGGCTACAGTAACACGAACTTATCGTGAAGCTATAGATGATTATTTAAAGGATCCAAGCTTATATGAAAGTAAGAAGGATTACTATATGTCAGAACTTCAGAAATGCAGTTATAGGGATTATACAACGGGGTTCTTTCATAGGAAGCCTGGTCATGAAGAGCAAATCTATGATCGTAATACCTATATTCGAAATTATAATTTTACTGCAATGGTCTTAGATTATGATAAAGAAACGAAGATGGCAACTATTCAGCAACGAAATAAGTTTTCTGTTGGTGATACCATCGAGATAATGCCTAAAAAAGGTTCTATTATTACCATGAAAGTAGATAATTTATGGGATGAAGAGGGGAATGAAGTTGAAAGTGCACCTCATCCGAAACAAATTCTTCGACTGAAAATTGAAGAAGAAGTAGAAGTCTTGGATATCATTCGTTGTATCAACAAAGATAATAACGCAACCATTCACTAA
- a CDS encoding O-methyltransferase: MNSNITHDYIREFLWEMEPKDEGLIRELEVEAEETDVPIIPLEVKSFLTTVLEIKRPKRILEIGTAIGYSAIVMSQYLADSGKIDTIERNPKMLVRAEENIKKAGREQCIRIHEGSAEDILPQLEGPYDFIFIDAAKGQYHLFFEYSKKLIAEQGIIMADNVLHKGMVAKNRYSIPRRQRTIHKRMRNFLWDMLYDEDYKSSLLPIGDGVAICYKKS; this comes from the coding sequence TTGAATAGTAATATTACACATGACTATATAAGAGAATTTTTATGGGAAATGGAACCGAAAGATGAAGGATTGATTAGAGAATTAGAAGTTGAAGCTGAGGAAACAGACGTTCCGATTATTCCATTGGAAGTAAAATCCTTTTTAACAACAGTTTTAGAAATCAAACGTCCCAAGCGAATTTTAGAAATTGGTACTGCAATCGGATACTCAGCCATAGTGATGAGTCAATATTTAGCTGATAGTGGAAAGATTGATACGATTGAACGTAACCCAAAGATGCTAGTACGGGCAGAAGAAAATATAAAAAAGGCAGGACGCGAGCAATGTATTCGTATTCATGAAGGTTCTGCTGAAGATATTCTACCACAACTTGAAGGGCCTTATGATTTCATTTTTATTGATGCAGCTAAAGGACAATATCATCTCTTCTTTGAATACAGTAAGAAGTTAATTGCAGAACAAGGCATAATTATGGCAGATAACGTTCTTCATAAAGGTATGGTTGCGAAAAATCGATACAGTATACCAAGACGCCAAAGAACGATTCATAAGAGGATGCGAAATTTTTTATGGGATATGCTATATGATGAGGACTATAAATCAAGTTTATTACCAATAGGTGATGGCGTCGCAATCTGTTACAAGAAAAGTTAA
- the mltG gene encoding endolytic transglycosylase MltG, whose amino-acid sequence MVNKTLKSLIKFVSKIVLTGAIVLVVLFVAQTAFNFGFNLTDQEDNSDKEPKDVLVKIPAGATTSDIADILEIEGIIDNSFMFTLSAKLDGFDGQFKYGSYIINTTMNEEDIMTMLATEGAQAEQFKITIPEGYSVYQIADMLEEKEICTAEEFLAEADSLDYDYKFIEYIPVDREEGIALEGYLFPETYFVALDATAKDIVNTMLAQFDKVFIDDYYAKVEESGYSLDEIVTIASVIEKEAKLDSERALMSSVIYNREEIDMPLGMCSTVLYAQGRIGEAVTQLTIEETKFDSPYNTYINAGLPFGPIANPGSSSIEAALFPDDTDYYYFVLIDEATGEHHFSKTYEEHLANQ is encoded by the coding sequence ATGGTTAATAAAACTTTAAAAAGTTTAATAAAATTTGTAAGTAAAATTGTTTTAACTGGAGCAATTGTTTTAGTCGTATTGTTCGTTGCACAGACAGCTTTTAATTTTGGGTTTAATCTAACAGACCAGGAAGATAATTCAGATAAAGAGCCTAAGGATGTACTTGTTAAAATTCCGGCAGGTGCTACAACGTCTGACATAGCTGATATACTAGAAATTGAAGGTATTATTGATAACTCATTTATGTTTACTCTAAGTGCAAAACTTGATGGTTTTGATGGTCAGTTCAAATATGGTAGTTATATCATTAATACAACAATGAATGAAGAAGATATAATGACCATGCTTGCTACAGAAGGTGCCCAAGCAGAGCAGTTTAAGATTACTATACCTGAAGGTTATTCAGTATATCAAATTGCTGATATGCTTGAAGAGAAAGAAATATGTACTGCTGAAGAGTTTTTAGCTGAAGCAGATTCTCTAGATTATGATTATAAATTTATTGAGTATATACCAGTAGATCGCGAAGAGGGAATAGCATTAGAAGGTTATTTATTTCCAGAGACCTACTTTGTCGCATTAGATGCAACAGCAAAAGATATTGTCAACACAATGTTAGCTCAGTTTGATAAAGTTTTTATTGATGATTATTATGCTAAAGTAGAGGAATCGGGATACAGTTTAGATGAGATCGTTACGATAGCTTCGGTCATTGAGAAAGAAGCTAAACTAGATAGTGAAAGAGCCCTCATGTCCAGTGTAATATATAATCGTGAAGAAATAGATATGCCACTTGGCATGTGTTCAACAGTACTCTATGCTCAAGGGAGAATTGGTGAAGCAGTAACGCAATTGACCATCGAAGAGACAAAGTTTGATTCACCATATAATACCTATATCAATGCTGGGTTGCCTTTTGGACCTATCGCTAATCCAGGAAGTTCTTCAATTGAAGCAGCATTGTTCCCAGATGATACAGATTACTATTACTTCGTATTAATTGATGAAGCAACCGGTGAACATCATTTTTCTAAGACTTATGAAGAACACCTTGCAAATCAGTAA